In Actinomycetes bacterium, one DNA window encodes the following:
- a CDS encoding PhoH family protein — translation MRTVAASTRRRSAAGRRTYVLDTSVLLSDPLAPLRFAEHEVVLPVVVISELEAKRSHPELGYFARSALRLLDDLRVSHGRLDEPVSLGDEGGSLRVELNHSDPLVLPAGLRLADDDSRILAVARNLQAEGHDVTLVSKDLPMRVKASAVGLAAEEYRAELAVDSGWTGMDELEVAGEMVDQLYANDRLDLPEARDLPCHTGVVLISERGSALGRVTADKQVRLVRGDREAFGLHGRSAEQRVALDLLLDPEIGIVSMGGRAGTGKSALALCAGLEAVLERRQHRKVIVFRPLYAVGGQDLGYLPGSESEKMNPWAQAVFDTLGALTTPAVVDEIVDRGMLEVLPLTHIRGRSLHDAFVIVDEAQSLERNVLLTVLSRIGQGSRVVLTHDVAQRDNLRVGRHDGVVAVVEKLKGHPLFAHITLTRSERSPIAALVTEMLEELPL, via the coding sequence ATGCGAACCGTGGCTGCTTCCACCCGCCGCCGCTCCGCGGCCGGCCGCCGTACCTACGTGCTCGACACCAGCGTCCTGCTCTCGGACCCTTTGGCGCCGTTGCGCTTCGCCGAGCACGAGGTCGTCCTCCCTGTCGTCGTGATCAGCGAGCTGGAGGCCAAGCGCTCGCATCCCGAGCTCGGCTACTTCGCCCGCAGCGCGCTGCGGCTGCTGGACGACCTGCGGGTCAGTCACGGCCGGCTGGACGAGCCGGTGTCGCTGGGGGACGAGGGCGGCTCGCTGCGGGTGGAGCTCAACCACAGCGACCCGCTCGTGCTGCCGGCCGGCCTCCGGCTGGCGGACGACGACAGCCGGATCCTTGCGGTGGCCCGAAACCTGCAGGCCGAGGGCCACGACGTGACCCTGGTGTCCAAGGACCTGCCGATGCGGGTCAAGGCCTCCGCCGTGGGGCTGGCCGCCGAGGAGTACCGCGCCGAGCTGGCCGTGGACTCCGGCTGGACCGGCATGGACGAGCTCGAGGTGGCCGGCGAGATGGTCGACCAGCTCTACGCCAACGACCGGCTGGACCTCCCCGAGGCCCGCGATCTGCCGTGCCACACCGGGGTGGTCCTCATCTCCGAGCGTGGCAGCGCCCTGGGCCGGGTGACCGCCGACAAGCAGGTCCGGCTGGTCCGCGGCGACCGGGAGGCGTTCGGCCTGCACGGCCGCAGCGCGGAGCAGCGGGTGGCGCTCGACCTGCTGCTGGACCCGGAGATCGGCATCGTGTCGATGGGTGGCCGGGCCGGCACCGGCAAGTCCGCGCTTGCCCTGTGCGCGGGGCTCGAGGCCGTGCTCGAGCGCCGGCAGCACCGCAAGGTCATCGTGTTCCGGCCGCTGTACGCCGTCGGTGGCCAGGATCTCGGCTACCTGCCCGGCAGCGAGTCGGAGAAGATGAACCCTTGGGCGCAGGCGGTGTTCGACACGCTGGGCGCGCTCACCACCCCCGCCGTCGTCGACGAGATCGTCGACCGCGGCATGCTCGAGGTGCTGCCGCTCACCCACATCCGGGGCCGGTCGCTGCACGACGCCTTCGTCATCGTCGACGAGGCACAGTCGTTGGAGCGCAACGTGTTGCTCACCGTGCTGTCCCGCATCGGTCAGGGCTCGAGGGTAGTGCTCACCCATGACGTCGCGCAGCGGGACAACCTGCGGGTGGGCCGGCACGACGGGGTGGTGGCCGTGGTCGAGAAGCTCAAGGGCCACCCGCTGTTCGCGCACATCACGCTGACCCGCAGCGAACGCTCGCCGATCGCGGCGCTGGTGACCGAGATGCTGGAGGAACTTCCGCTCTGA
- a CDS encoding DUF1707 domain-containing protein, with protein sequence MDDADAPRPPAVPPLLAVPPLRAADVDRDRVAQRLGQAYAEGRLDAEEYQERLDAAYRARTHAELEPLVLDLPRVPGEVQFRPSGVPVAAGAPSDSVVAVFASTERAGVWNVAERMTAVAVFGEAKLDMTRATFATREVLCATNAVFGSVVITVPAGVRVVNGCMAVFGDAKVPAEVALPADAPVLRLTGLALFGAIEVRRS encoded by the coding sequence ATGGACGACGCCGACGCCCCGCGGCCACCCGCGGTGCCGCCGCTTCTCGCCGTGCCACCGCTGCGCGCGGCCGACGTCGACCGCGACCGGGTGGCGCAACGGCTGGGCCAGGCCTACGCCGAGGGCCGGCTGGACGCCGAGGAGTACCAGGAGCGGTTAGACGCCGCCTACCGGGCGCGTACCCACGCCGAGCTGGAGCCGCTGGTTCTCGACCTGCCGCGCGTGCCGGGCGAGGTGCAGTTCCGGCCGAGCGGGGTGCCCGTGGCGGCGGGTGCGCCCAGCGACTCGGTGGTGGCGGTGTTCGCCTCGACCGAGCGAGCCGGCGTGTGGAACGTGGCCGAGCGGATGACCGCGGTGGCCGTCTTCGGCGAGGCCAAGCTGGACATGACCCGGGCGACGTTCGCGACCCGCGAGGTGCTGTGCGCCACCAACGCGGTGTTCGGCTCGGTCGTGATCACCGTGCCGGCCGGAGTGCGGGTGGTCAACGGGTGCATGGCGGTGTTCGGGGATGCCAAGGTGCCCGCCGAGGTGGCGCTGCCCGCCGACGCCCCCGTGCTGCGGCTGACCGGGCTGGCCCTGTTCGGCGCGATCGAGGTCCGTCGCTCCTGA
- a CDS encoding class II fumarate hydratase codes for MAEPTQQQDRVEHDTMGEVRVPANALWGAQTQRAVQNFPISGERLPAALVAALASVKQAAARTNERLGVLPADVAAVIAEAAREVASGQHSDQFPVDVFQTGSGTSSNMNVNEVVARLAGARLGRPVHPNDHVNASQSSNDVFPTAVHLAATAGVLHDLLPALDHLAVVLAERAEAFADVVKAGRTHLMDAVPVTLGQEFAGYAEQVRRGAERVRSALPGTAEVPLGGTAVGTGLNTPPGWRAQVVAELAALTGLPLTAAVDGFEAQSAQDGLVALSGQLRTVAVSLTKISNDLRWMGSGPRAGLGEIRLPDLQPGSSIMPGKVNPVVPEAVLQVCAQVVGNDAAVAWGGAAGTFELNVMLPVIARNLLESVRLLASASRLLADRCVAGLQAEVEHSRSLAESSTAVATPLNRFLGYEEAAAVAKRAVAQRRTLKDVVLDGGYIERGLLTREELDAALDVEAMARPDQ; via the coding sequence ATGGCGGAGCCGACACAGCAGCAGGACCGGGTCGAGCACGACACGATGGGCGAGGTCCGGGTCCCGGCCAACGCCCTGTGGGGCGCGCAGACGCAGCGCGCGGTGCAGAACTTCCCGATCTCCGGCGAGCGACTGCCGGCCGCGCTGGTCGCCGCGCTGGCCAGCGTCAAGCAGGCGGCCGCGCGCACCAACGAGCGGCTCGGGGTGCTGCCGGCGGACGTCGCCGCGGTGATCGCCGAGGCCGCCCGCGAGGTGGCCTCCGGCCAGCACTCGGACCAGTTCCCGGTGGACGTGTTCCAGACCGGCTCGGGGACGTCGTCGAACATGAACGTCAACGAGGTGGTGGCCCGGCTGGCCGGCGCCCGGCTGGGCCGTCCGGTGCACCCCAACGACCATGTCAACGCCTCGCAGTCCAGCAACGACGTGTTCCCCACCGCCGTCCACCTGGCTGCGACGGCCGGGGTGCTGCACGATCTGCTGCCGGCGCTGGACCACCTGGCCGTCGTGCTGGCCGAGCGGGCCGAAGCGTTCGCCGACGTCGTCAAGGCCGGCCGGACCCATCTGATGGACGCCGTCCCGGTCACCCTGGGCCAGGAGTTCGCCGGCTACGCCGAGCAGGTGCGCCGCGGCGCGGAGCGGGTGCGCAGCGCGCTGCCCGGCACCGCCGAGGTGCCGCTCGGCGGGACCGCCGTGGGCACCGGGCTGAACACGCCCCCGGGCTGGCGCGCCCAGGTGGTGGCCGAGCTGGCCGCGCTGACCGGGCTGCCGCTGACGGCGGCGGTGGACGGGTTCGAGGCACAGTCCGCCCAGGACGGCCTGGTCGCGCTCTCCGGCCAGCTGCGCACGGTGGCGGTCAGCCTCACCAAGATCTCCAACGACCTGCGCTGGATGGGGTCCGGACCGCGCGCCGGTCTCGGCGAGATCCGGCTGCCCGACCTGCAGCCCGGGTCGTCGATCATGCCGGGCAAGGTCAACCCGGTGGTGCCCGAGGCGGTGCTGCAGGTGTGTGCGCAGGTCGTGGGCAACGACGCCGCGGTGGCCTGGGGCGGTGCCGCCGGCACCTTCGAGCTGAACGTCATGCTGCCGGTCATCGCGCGCAACCTGCTGGAGTCGGTGCGGCTGCTGGCGTCGGCGTCCCGGCTGCTGGCCGACCGGTGCGTGGCCGGCCTCCAGGCCGAGGTCGAGCACAGCCGGTCGCTGGCCGAGTCCAGCACGGCCGTCGCCACGCCGCTCAACCGGTTCCTCGGCTACGAGGAGGCCGCTGCGGTCGCCAAGCGGGCCGTGGCCCAGCGCCGCACCCTCAAGGACGTGGTGCTCGACGGCGGCTACATCGAGCGCGGCCTGCTCACCCGGGAGGAGCTGGACGCCGCGCTCGACGTCGAGGCGATGGCCCGCCCCGATCAGTGA
- a CDS encoding isoprenyl transferase — MGLSDLVYGVYERRLASSLPADGMPRHVGVILDGNRRWAKTAGTTSAGGWRAGGDKIVEFLGWCEEVHVEVVTLWLLSTNNLSRPESELTPLLAIIEDTVRGLADAGRWRVHPVGALDLLPDATSAVLKDAAARTANVEGLLVNVAVGYGGRQEIADAVRALLTEQAGRGTSIEELAEILESGHIAEHLYTKGQPDPDLVIRTSGEQRLSGFLMWQSAHSEFYFCEAYWPDFRKVDFLRALRSYTVRQRRFGS; from the coding sequence ATGGGCCTGTCCGACCTGGTGTACGGCGTCTATGAGCGCCGGCTGGCGTCGTCGTTGCCGGCGGACGGGATGCCGCGCCACGTCGGCGTGATCCTGGACGGCAACCGTCGCTGGGCCAAGACGGCGGGCACCACGAGCGCTGGTGGCTGGCGCGCCGGCGGGGACAAGATCGTGGAGTTCCTCGGCTGGTGCGAGGAGGTCCACGTCGAGGTGGTCACCCTGTGGCTGCTGTCCACCAACAACCTGTCCCGGCCAGAGTCCGAGCTCACCCCGCTGCTCGCGATCATCGAGGACACCGTCCGTGGGTTGGCCGACGCCGGCCGTTGGCGGGTGCACCCGGTGGGCGCGCTCGACCTGCTGCCCGACGCCACCTCGGCCGTGCTCAAGGACGCCGCCGCCCGGACCGCGAACGTCGAGGGACTGCTGGTCAACGTGGCCGTCGGCTACGGCGGCCGGCAGGAGATCGCCGACGCCGTCCGAGCGCTGCTCACCGAGCAGGCCGGACGGGGCACCTCGATCGAGGAGCTGGCCGAGATCCTGGAGTCCGGGCACATCGCCGAGCACCTGTACACCAAGGGCCAGCCGGACCCCGACCTGGTCATCCGCACCTCGGGGGAGCAGCGGCTGTCCGGCTTCCTGATGTGGCAGAGCGCACACTCGGAGTTCTACTTCTGCGAGGCCTACTGGCCGGACTTCCGCAAGGTGGACTTCCTGCGGGCGCTGCGCTCCTACACGGTGCGCCAGCGCCGCTTCGGCAGCTGA
- a CDS encoding hemolysin III family protein translates to MGNAFERAAGHVPEAVKPKLRGWLHAFTIPVALVGGIVLIALSDGAAEVVASTIYAVTTVLLFTVSAIYHRGNWSPRTKGLLKRFDHANIFLIIAGTYTPFAVLLLNGGSRAALLWIVWVGAAFGVAFRVLWPHAPRWLVVPTYVALGWVAVAFLPQITRAGGIAVLTLIAVGGLLYTLGAMVYGTKRPDPYPAWFGFHEVFHTLVVAAYLCQYIAVSLVVYGR, encoded by the coding sequence CTGGGCAACGCATTCGAGCGGGCGGCGGGGCACGTCCCGGAGGCCGTCAAGCCGAAGCTGCGCGGCTGGCTGCATGCGTTCACCATTCCGGTCGCCCTGGTGGGCGGGATCGTGCTCATTGCCTTGTCGGACGGGGCCGCGGAGGTCGTCGCCTCGACGATCTACGCGGTGACCACGGTGCTGCTGTTCACGGTCAGCGCGATCTACCACCGGGGGAACTGGTCGCCGCGAACCAAGGGGCTGCTCAAGCGGTTCGACCACGCCAACATCTTCTTGATCATCGCGGGCACCTACACACCGTTCGCGGTGCTGCTCCTCAACGGCGGCAGCCGTGCGGCGCTGCTGTGGATCGTCTGGGTCGGAGCCGCGTTCGGGGTCGCCTTCCGGGTGCTGTGGCCGCACGCGCCCCGCTGGCTGGTGGTGCCGACGTACGTGGCGCTCGGGTGGGTCGCGGTCGCGTTCCTGCCGCAGATCACCCGGGCTGGAGGCATCGCCGTCCTCACCCTGATCGCCGTCGGCGGGCTGCTCTACACCCTGGGCGCCATGGTCTACGGGACCAAGCGGCCAGACCCCTACCCGGCCTGGTTCGGCTTCCACGAGGTGTTCCACACCCTCGTGGTGGCCGCCTACCTCTGCCAGTACATCGCGGTGTCGCTCGTCGTCTACGGCCGCTGA
- a CDS encoding lytic transglycosylase domain-containing protein, giving the protein MAAALVAAAGMAVSASTAVAEPPGHASVTSGATLLADRAELGQVRVLAASVQSAQDAAARLAAAKAAAAKAAADKAAADKAAADARAAAAAAASRALVRTSYGGSAGALGQQLAAARGWTGSQWVCLNNLWTSESNWRVTAHNSSTGAYGIPQALPGSKMGPGWQTNAETQISWGLSYIGSRYGSPCNAWSFFTNHNWY; this is encoded by the coding sequence GTGGCCGCGGCACTGGTCGCGGCCGCCGGCATGGCGGTCAGCGCCAGCACGGCCGTCGCTGAACCACCCGGCCACGCGTCAGTCACCTCGGGCGCAACACTGCTCGCGGACCGGGCCGAGCTGGGTCAGGTCCGGGTGCTGGCCGCATCGGTGCAGTCCGCCCAGGACGCCGCCGCGCGGTTAGCGGCGGCCAAGGCAGCCGCTGCCAAGGCGGCTGCGGACAAGGCGGCTGCGGACAAGGCGGCCGCCGACGCCCGTGCCGCCGCTGCTGCGGCCGCCAGCCGGGCGCTGGTCCGGACGTCGTACGGCGGCAGTGCGGGCGCCCTGGGCCAGCAGCTGGCCGCGGCGCGGGGGTGGACCGGCAGCCAGTGGGTCTGCCTCAACAACCTGTGGACGAGCGAGAGCAACTGGCGGGTGACCGCCCACAACTCCAGCACCGGTGCCTACGGAATCCCCCAGGCGCTGCCGGGATCCAAGATGGGGCCGGGCTGGCAGACCAACGCCGAGACCCAGATCAGCTGGGGGCTGAGCTACATCGGCAGCCGGTACGGCAGCCCCTGCAACGCCTGGTCGTTCTTCACCAACCACAACTGGTACTGA
- a CDS encoding fumarate hydratase: protein MAEFDFSELLPLGPESTPYRLITADGVRTVEAAGRRFLQVETDALTRLTYEAMHDIAHYLRPAHLAQLRSILDDPEASPNDRFVALDLLKNANVAAGGVLPMCQDTGTAIVMGKKSEGVLTGGGDEEAIARGVYDAYTHLNLRYSQLAPLTLWDERNTDSNLPAQIELYAAEEHGEPSYSFLFMAKGGGSANKSFLFQETKAVLNPDAMTRFLDEKLRSLGTAACPPYHLAIVIGGTSAEHALKTAKYASAKYLDALPTSGSPSGHGFRDLELEASVLELTRGFGIGAQFGGKYFCHDVRVVRLPRHGASCPVAIAVSCSADRQARGKITADGVFLEQLETDPAHYLPEATDDALSDDVVRIDLTRPMPEIRAELSRYPVKTRLSLSGPLVVARDIAHAKIKERLDAGEPMPEYLRDMAVYYAGPAKTPEGYASGSFGPTTAGRMDSYVDQFQKAGGSLVMLAKGNRSAAVTKACAENGGYYLGSIGGPAARLAQDCIRSVEVLEYAELGMEAVWRIEVEDFPAFVVVDDKGNDFFADTTGPLLTIGAKPA, encoded by the coding sequence ATGGCCGAATTCGACTTCTCCGAGCTGCTCCCGCTGGGTCCCGAGAGCACGCCGTACCGGCTGATCACCGCCGACGGGGTGCGCACCGTCGAGGCCGCCGGGCGCCGGTTCCTGCAGGTCGAAACGGACGCGCTGACCCGGCTCACCTACGAGGCCATGCACGACATCGCGCACTACCTGCGCCCGGCCCACCTGGCCCAGCTGCGCTCCATCCTGGACGACCCCGAGGCCTCCCCCAACGACCGGTTCGTCGCCCTGGATCTGCTCAAGAACGCCAACGTGGCCGCCGGTGGGGTGCTGCCGATGTGCCAGGACACCGGCACCGCGATCGTCATGGGCAAGAAGTCCGAGGGGGTGCTCACCGGGGGCGGCGACGAGGAGGCCATCGCCCGCGGCGTGTACGACGCCTATACCCACCTGAACCTGCGCTACTCCCAGCTGGCCCCACTCACCCTGTGGGACGAGCGCAACACCGACTCCAACCTGCCGGCCCAGATCGAGCTGTACGCCGCCGAGGAGCACGGCGAGCCGTCCTACTCGTTCCTGTTCATGGCCAAGGGCGGCGGCTCGGCGAACAAGTCGTTCCTGTTCCAGGAGACCAAGGCCGTACTCAACCCGGACGCCATGACCCGGTTCCTGGACGAGAAGCTGCGCTCGCTGGGCACCGCGGCCTGTCCGCCGTACCACCTGGCCATCGTCATCGGTGGCACCTCGGCCGAGCACGCTCTCAAGACCGCGAAGTACGCGTCGGCGAAGTACCTCGACGCGCTGCCCACCTCCGGCTCGCCCTCCGGCCACGGCTTCCGCGACCTCGAGCTGGAGGCGAGCGTGCTCGAGCTGACCCGCGGTTTCGGTATCGGGGCCCAGTTCGGCGGCAAGTACTTCTGCCACGACGTACGGGTGGTGCGGCTACCCCGCCACGGCGCCTCCTGCCCGGTCGCCATCGCCGTCTCCTGCTCGGCCGACCGCCAGGCCCGAGGCAAGATCACGGCGGACGGCGTCTTCCTGGAGCAGCTGGAGACCGACCCGGCGCACTACCTGCCGGAGGCCACCGACGACGCGCTGTCCGACGACGTCGTCCGGATCGACCTCACCCGGCCGATGCCGGAGATCCGCGCCGAACTATCCCGCTACCCGGTGAAGACCCGGCTGTCGCTGTCCGGCCCGCTGGTCGTGGCCCGCGACATCGCGCACGCCAAGATCAAGGAGCGGTTGGACGCCGGTGAGCCGATGCCCGAGTACCTGCGTGACATGGCGGTGTACTACGCGGGACCGGCCAAGACCCCGGAGGGCTACGCGTCCGGGTCGTTCGGCCCCACGACGGCCGGTCGGATGGACTCCTACGTCGACCAGTTCCAGAAGGCCGGCGGCTCACTGGTCATGCTGGCCAAGGGCAACCGCTCGGCCGCAGTGACCAAGGCCTGCGCCGAGAACGGCGGCTACTACCTTGGCTCGATCGGCGGTCCGGCCGCGCGGCTGGCCCAGGACTGCATCCGCTCGGTTGAGGTGCTCGAGTACGCCGAGCTGGGCATGGAGGCGGTCTGGCGGATCGAGGTCGAGGACTTCCCGGCGTTCGTCGTGGTCGACGACAAGGGCAACGACTTCTTCGCCGACACCACGGGGCCACTGCTGACGATCGGCGCCAAGCCAGCCTGA